One segment of Nostoc piscinale CENA21 DNA contains the following:
- a CDS encoding type II toxin-antitoxin system RelE family toxin gives MKSFTTPDFWQAYAKLAPEVKEQARKAYQLWQENPVHPSLHFKKVDKNLWSARISGGYRALALKKGDDYYWFWIGNHDEYEALLN, from the coding sequence ATGAAGTCCTTCACAACCCCTGACTTTTGGCAAGCGTATGCAAAATTAGCTCCAGAAGTGAAGGAACAAGCAAGAAAAGCATATCAACTTTGGCAAGAAAATCCTGTGCATCCTTCTTTACACTTCAAAAAAGTAGACAAGAATCTGTGGTCTGCGCGTATTAGTGGTGGTTATCGCGCATTAGCTTTGAAGAAGGGTGACGATTATTATTGGTTCTGGATTGGTAATCATGACGAGTATGAAGCTCTGCTGAATTAG
- a CDS encoding glycosyltransferase yields MLEKNQDISNPTVVIFSSLLLPASQTFVRDLLGEQLENFTAYYVGSRFVRGLTLPSERTTVVNQGNFPGKLVEAAFKFSGFAPNLYQKLKQINPVLINAQFGLSGVLALPLARKLKIPLLVHFRGADATVKEEYARYASVNHWIYYHRREVLKREAKMFLAVSNFIKIKLIEQGFPEEKIITHYDGINIKKISAGCFRNERTYSSVCGALNRKERL; encoded by the coding sequence ATGCTAGAGAAAAATCAGGATATCTCCAATCCGACTGTTGTGATATTCAGTAGCCTATTACTTCCTGCTTCTCAAACATTTGTTCGAGATTTATTAGGAGAACAACTAGAAAATTTTACTGCTTATTACGTAGGCTCGCGTTTTGTCCGAGGATTAACTTTACCTTCAGAACGTACAACAGTAGTCAATCAAGGAAACTTCCCCGGTAAATTAGTAGAGGCTGCATTTAAATTTTCAGGCTTTGCTCCAAATCTCTATCAAAAACTAAAGCAAATCAATCCTGTTTTAATCAATGCTCAATTTGGTCTGAGCGGGGTATTAGCACTTCCATTAGCCCGCAAACTTAAAATTCCTTTATTAGTACACTTTCGAGGTGCTGATGCCACAGTTAAAGAAGAATATGCTCGTTATGCTTCCGTAAATCATTGGATTTATTATCATCGTCGAGAAGTTTTAAAGCGAGAAGCCAAGATGTTTCTTGCTGTATCTAACTTTATCAAAATAAAGCTCATAGAGCAGGGATTTCCAGAAGAAAAAATTATTACACATTATGATGGAATAAACATTAAAAAAATTTCAGCCGGATGTTTCCGTAACGAGAGAACCTATAGTTCTGTTTGTGGGGCGCTTAACAGAAAAGAAAGGTTGTGA
- a CDS encoding glycosyltransferase family 4 protein, translated as MKSIFLPRTNDDNPYQKELINHLNKLDIQADFPHPSSSTTFFLPALLFPQKADIVHLHWLHPFFAGSNVLEKILKLSFFILELIILKLLRIKIIWTVHNLKNHENQNLLLDNLCSYLVAKFADAIIAHCESAKEEVIKSLSLKDNQAKVFVVPHGNYINCYDNNIEKTLARKSLNLDDSALVFLFLGMIRPYKGVLELIDTFKQLHNDASQLVIAGKVYQNSPEMTDMLLQKIDDDPKIKFIPGFIPSEKLQIYLNACDVVVFPYRDILTSGAVMLAMSFGRACIAPRKGCIAEVLDNSGAFLYDIDDEYGLIQAMQLALEKQNKLSNMGQYNRKIAEKYDWLNIAKITGNVYQSCL; from the coding sequence ATGAAATCAATATTTTTACCTCGAACCAATGATGATAATCCATACCAAAAAGAGCTGATTAATCACCTCAATAAATTAGACATTCAAGCAGATTTCCCTCATCCTTCCTCTTCAACAACTTTCTTTTTACCAGCATTATTGTTTCCCCAGAAAGCAGATATAGTACACTTACATTGGCTCCATCCATTTTTTGCAGGTTCCAATGTTTTAGAAAAAATCCTAAAGTTATCATTTTTCATTTTAGAATTGATTATCTTAAAACTTCTAAGAATAAAAATTATTTGGACTGTACACAATTTGAAAAACCATGAAAATCAAAACTTACTTTTAGATAATTTATGTAGTTATTTAGTGGCTAAATTCGCTGATGCGATTATTGCTCATTGTGAATCAGCTAAAGAAGAAGTTATTAAAAGTCTTTCCCTTAAAGATAATCAAGCTAAAGTGTTCGTAGTCCCACATGGTAACTATATCAATTGTTACGATAACAATATTGAAAAAACTCTAGCCCGCAAAAGCTTGAATTTAGATGATTCTGCGTTGGTTTTCCTGTTTCTGGGGATGATTAGACCCTATAAAGGAGTCTTGGAACTAATAGATACATTTAAACAGCTGCATAACGATGCCAGTCAACTAGTGATTGCAGGTAAAGTATATCAAAATAGTCCAGAAATGACAGATATGCTTTTACAGAAGATTGATGACGATCCAAAAATCAAATTTATACCAGGATTCATCCCTTCTGAGAAACTTCAAATTTATCTGAATGCTTGTGATGTAGTTGTGTTTCCCTATCGAGATATTCTAACGTCAGGTGCGGTAATGTTAGCTATGTCTTTTGGTAGAGCCTGTATTGCGCCCCGTAAAGGATGTATTGCAGAAGTGTTAGATAATTCTGGAGCATTTTTATATGACATTGATGATGAATATGGTTTGATTCAAGCTATGCAGTTGGCCTTAGAAAAACAAAATAAATTATCAAATATGGGTCAATACAATCGCAAAATAGCAGAAAAATATGACTGGCTAAATATAGCAAAAATAACAGGGAATGTATATCAATCTTGTCTGTGA
- a CDS encoding Coenzyme F420 hydrogenase/dehydrogenase, beta subunit C-terminal domain has product MLGSTSKNQEISKLLETVVDGGYCIGCGACAAVVDSPIKMKLDEYGKLCATLSEPVVQTSHQISLGKVCPFSNEGLNEDQIAEEIFGKDCQYHNQIGYYLTTYAGFVSESDFRKLGSSGGMGNWIVTQLLSEGLVDGVIHVKPCTPSPTDPRLFKYQISKTIEEVRNGAKSRYYPIEISEVIQMLREQPGRYVIVGIPCFIKAIRLLMKQDPIIAERIKFCVGLICGHLKSIHFAQMFAWQGGIKPGDLLEFDFRYKLADRGANQYGMKAVGLKDGEVIECISPVRDLYGWDWGHGFFKYKACEYCDDVIAEAADIVVGDAWLPEYVNDSQGTNVVVVRNIVIQKLIEQGITAGNLHLNAITADKVAKSQASGLNHRREGLAYRLYLADKRGEWRPNKRVKAQISHLSRQLQKRQELRMKLGEESHIAFQKAIKAGQFSVFPKSMNFLVLQYQLTYPSTVLWKQFIQKCKKIY; this is encoded by the coding sequence ATGTTAGGCAGTACATCAAAAAATCAAGAAATATCCAAACTATTAGAAACTGTAGTAGACGGTGGTTATTGTATAGGTTGTGGTGCTTGTGCTGCTGTAGTTGATTCTCCAATTAAGATGAAACTAGATGAGTATGGCAAGCTGTGTGCCACTCTTAGTGAGCCAGTAGTTCAAACCTCTCATCAGATTTCGTTGGGAAAAGTTTGTCCTTTTTCAAATGAAGGATTAAATGAAGATCAGATTGCGGAGGAAATATTCGGCAAAGATTGTCAATATCACAACCAAATTGGCTACTATCTGACAACCTATGCAGGTTTTGTCAGCGAAAGTGATTTCCGTAAACTTGGTAGTTCAGGTGGTATGGGTAATTGGATTGTTACTCAACTTCTGAGTGAGGGATTAGTTGATGGAGTTATTCATGTTAAGCCTTGTACTCCTTCGCCAACAGATCCCAGATTATTCAAATACCAAATATCTAAAACTATAGAAGAGGTACGTAACGGAGCAAAATCACGATATTACCCAATTGAAATCTCGGAAGTTATACAAATGCTGCGAGAGCAGCCTGGGCGTTATGTAATAGTTGGTATTCCATGTTTTATTAAAGCTATTCGGCTGCTGATGAAGCAAGATCCAATAATTGCTGAACGGATAAAATTTTGTGTAGGGTTAATTTGCGGACATTTAAAAAGTATTCATTTTGCACAAATGTTTGCTTGGCAAGGTGGAATCAAACCAGGTGATCTTTTAGAGTTTGACTTCCGATATAAGCTTGCTGATAGAGGCGCTAATCAATATGGGATGAAAGCTGTTGGGTTAAAAGATGGTGAAGTGATTGAATGTATTAGTCCGGTGCGTGATTTATACGGTTGGGACTGGGGACATGGTTTTTTTAAATATAAAGCCTGTGAGTATTGTGATGATGTAATTGCGGAAGCAGCAGATATAGTTGTTGGTGATGCTTGGCTACCTGAATATGTTAATGATAGTCAAGGCACAAATGTAGTTGTTGTTCGTAATATAGTAATCCAAAAATTAATTGAACAAGGAATAACAGCAGGTAATCTACATCTTAATGCCATCACAGCAGATAAAGTCGCAAAATCGCAAGCTTCGGGATTAAACCATCGCAGGGAAGGTTTAGCCTATCGTTTATATTTGGCGGACAAACGTGGTGAATGGCGACCAAATAAGCGGGTTAAAGCGCAAATCAGCCATTTAAGTAGACAACTGCAAAAACGACAAGAACTGAGGATGAAATTAGGCGAAGAGAGCCACATTGCTTTTCAAAAAGCCATAAAAGCTGGACAGTTTTCTGTGTTCCCAAAAAGTATGAATTTTTTAGTGTTGCAATATCAACTGACTTACCCATCTACTGTTTTATGGAAGCAATTTATCCAAAAGTGTAAAAAAATTTATTAA
- a CDS encoding glycosyltransferase, whose amino-acid sequence MGRLTEKKGCEYLIKSMARVQSILPNTKLIIIGDGTLRSELEALAAKLLTNYQFLGVQPSDIVKSWMNRAQVLAAPSVTAAQGDSEGLPTVVVEAQAMALPVVSTFHAGIPEAIINGQTGFLAAERDVDGLTEYILTLLKDNEKWQSFSIKAREHIKRNFDNSKQIKALESIYGSCL is encoded by the coding sequence GTGGGGCGCTTAACAGAAAAGAAAGGTTGTGAATACTTAATTAAGTCAATGGCAAGAGTACAATCTATTTTACCTAACACGAAGTTAATAATTATTGGAGATGGTACCCTAAGATCAGAGCTAGAAGCACTAGCAGCAAAATTATTGACCAACTATCAGTTTTTGGGAGTACAACCTTCAGATATAGTTAAAAGTTGGATGAATCGCGCTCAAGTGCTAGCAGCTCCAAGCGTTACTGCTGCTCAAGGAGATTCTGAAGGATTACCTACAGTTGTGGTTGAGGCACAAGCTATGGCACTCCCTGTTGTGAGTACATTTCATGCTGGCATCCCAGAAGCTATCATTAACGGACAAACTGGTTTTTTGGCAGCAGAACGAGATGTTGATGGACTAACTGAGTATATTTTGACTCTATTAAAAGATAATGAAAAATGGCAATCCTTTAGTATCAAGGCAAGAGAGCATATAAAAAGAAATTTCGATAATTCCAAGCAAATTAAAGCTTTAGAAAGTATTTATGGTAGTTGCTTATAA
- a CDS encoding lipopolysaccharide biosynthesis protein, whose translation MEPPNQTSNLRHKAVKGVLWSAIESWGKQAVSFGVFFLLARLLGPQAFGLVALSGIFLNFLQIFVDQGFSTAIVQRHDLEPEHLDTAFWTNLGVSILLATLSVACSGLVAFFFKEPKIVPIICWLSLNFVLNGLSSVQQALLQRSLAFKSLAIRSLIAVVVGGIVGIILAFLGFGVWSLVGQYLANSVAQVIALWWVSDWRPRFRFSQKHFKELFAFGINVTGINLLNFVNQNSDNLLIGYFLDSVALGYYSVAYRIFMIVTQLMISVIQKIAMPVFSRLQQEPEKMRKAFYNAISFTSLLAFPVFIGISILSPDLIVTVFGEKWKTSVPVLQLLTLVGPLYAGFYYNGTVIMAMGKPSWNLALYCIQAIGNFTCFLIAVRWGIVAVAASYVFRAYIMSPIPIFVLKKLINIKLTTYLQQYFTPLVATLAMVAGILGIKSLFNLSIRNLFGFPDIVNSYALLALCIVGGFLIYTGTITLIAPQHLQQIRNLLSSLFPKMSLKK comes from the coding sequence ATGGAACCACCAAATCAAACATCAAATTTACGGCATAAAGCAGTTAAAGGTGTACTGTGGTCTGCAATTGAAAGTTGGGGAAAACAGGCTGTTTCCTTTGGGGTGTTTTTCTTACTAGCCCGATTACTAGGGCCACAAGCATTCGGGTTAGTGGCTTTATCTGGGATATTTTTAAACTTTTTACAAATTTTTGTAGATCAAGGATTTTCCACAGCAATTGTTCAGCGCCACGACTTAGAACCAGAGCATTTAGATACTGCTTTTTGGACTAACTTAGGAGTGAGCATATTACTTGCTACTTTGAGTGTTGCCTGTTCTGGTTTAGTTGCCTTCTTCTTTAAGGAGCCTAAAATTGTACCAATTATTTGCTGGCTATCTTTAAACTTTGTACTTAATGGTCTTAGCAGTGTACAACAAGCCCTTCTACAACGCTCCCTGGCTTTCAAAAGTTTAGCTATACGTTCCTTGATAGCTGTGGTAGTTGGTGGTATTGTCGGCATAATTTTAGCATTTTTAGGTTTTGGTGTTTGGAGTTTAGTTGGTCAGTATTTAGCTAATAGTGTGGCTCAGGTCATCGCTTTATGGTGGGTTAGCGATTGGCGACCTAGATTTAGATTTTCCCAAAAGCACTTCAAAGAATTATTTGCATTTGGGATTAATGTAACAGGTATTAATCTACTGAATTTTGTGAATCAAAACTCTGATAATTTGCTAATCGGTTATTTCCTCGATTCTGTTGCTCTTGGTTATTACTCGGTGGCTTATCGAATTTTTATGATAGTCACTCAGTTAATGATTTCCGTGATTCAAAAAATAGCAATGCCTGTCTTTTCTCGCTTGCAACAAGAACCAGAAAAGATGCGAAAAGCATTTTATAACGCAATTAGTTTTACTAGTCTTTTGGCGTTTCCAGTCTTTATAGGTATTTCAATTTTATCACCTGATTTAATAGTGACTGTTTTTGGAGAAAAGTGGAAAACGAGTGTACCAGTCTTGCAGCTACTAACTCTAGTTGGCCCCTTGTATGCTGGTTTTTATTACAATGGTACAGTCATTATGGCTATGGGCAAACCTAGTTGGAATTTAGCACTGTATTGTATTCAGGCAATTGGAAACTTTACTTGCTTTTTGATAGCAGTTCGTTGGGGAATAGTAGCAGTAGCAGCATCTTATGTTTTTCGTGCTTATATTATGTCTCCCATACCCATATTTGTATTGAAAAAATTAATTAACATTAAATTAACAACTTACTTGCAGCAATATTTCACTCCATTAGTGGCAACTCTAGCAATGGTCGCTGGTATTTTAGGGATTAAAAGTTTGTTTAATTTAAGTATCAGAAATTTATTCGGTTTCCCAGATATAGTTAATTCTTACGCTTTACTTGCCCTTTGTATAGTAGGTGGGTTTTTGATATATACAGGAACTATTACACTAATTGCACCGCAACATTTACAACAGATAAGAAATCTCCTGAGTTCATTATTTCCGAAGATGAGTTTAAAAAAATAA
- a CDS encoding WecB/TagA/CpsF family glycosyltransferase gives MVAEVLLPTQKVLDFPITALRFEDQIQTIIEWAIAHQSRTVYVANVHMLIEAHWNPEFAKILKNSDMVTPDGMPLVWMMRRMGSPYQDRVAGMDIFVETCQYAQTHNLSVFFVGSQTEILGRMQARLEQEFPQLKIAGMEPLPFRPLTETEDEVLINKINSSGAGVVWVSLGCPKQEKWIAQHKGKIRAVMIGVGGVFPVYAGIHKRAPRMMRDLGLEWLYRWLQEPRRLWRRYTTTIPVFIWLAAKQLLLSSRIAGVFLKTTVE, from the coding sequence ATGGTAGCAGAAGTTTTACTACCTACTCAAAAAGTGCTTGATTTCCCTATTACTGCCTTACGCTTTGAGGATCAAATACAAACAATTATAGAATGGGCGATCGCTCACCAAAGTAGAACTGTATATGTAGCGAATGTACACATGCTCATAGAAGCGCATTGGAATCCTGAGTTTGCCAAAATATTGAAAAATTCAGATATGGTAACACCTGATGGTATGCCATTAGTCTGGATGATGCGCCGAATGGGATCTCCTTACCAAGATCGTGTAGCAGGTATGGATATTTTTGTGGAAACATGTCAATACGCCCAAACCCATAATTTAAGTGTTTTCTTTGTTGGTTCGCAAACTGAAATTCTGGGGAGAATGCAGGCCAGGTTAGAACAAGAATTTCCCCAACTAAAAATAGCTGGAATGGAACCCCTACCCTTCCGCCCACTAACAGAAACTGAAGATGAAGTTTTAATCAATAAAATTAATTCCAGTGGGGCTGGTGTAGTTTGGGTATCTTTGGGTTGTCCAAAACAAGAAAAATGGATAGCGCAACATAAAGGTAAAATTCGCGCAGTCATGATCGGAGTAGGCGGCGTTTTCCCTGTGTATGCTGGCATTCACAAGCGTGCGCCACGTATGATGCGAGACTTAGGTCTAGAATGGCTATATCGCTGGCTTCAAGAACCGCGACGACTATGGCGGCGCTACACAACAACAATTCCTGTATTCATCTGGCTGGCGGCTAAACAGTTATTGTTATCTAGTCGTATTGCTGGGGTTTTCCTAAAAACTACAGTGGAATAA
- a CDS encoding NAD(P)H-dependent glycerol-3-phosphate dehydrogenase, giving the protein MQETTIAILGAGAWGTALANLAAANGHKVKLWSRHGTETLEAVLQDVHIVLSAISMKGVRDVALQVQSCPLSPETIFVTATKGLEPQTTATPTQIWQAAFPNHPVVVLSGPNLSAEIQKSLPAATVVASNITTAAEKVQLIFSAPRFRVYTNPDPLGVELGGTLKNVMAIAAGVCDGLQLGTNAKAALVTRGLTEMVRIGNFLGAKTETFYGLSGLGDLLATCNSPLSRNYQVGYQMAIGQTLTNILANLPGTAEGVNTCQVLMQLAKQQNIYMPITEQVYRLLQGEVTPQQALDELMLRDIKPEFHFNLKISDDGNI; this is encoded by the coding sequence GTGCAAGAAACTACCATTGCAATTTTAGGTGCAGGCGCTTGGGGTACAGCTTTAGCAAATCTAGCAGCGGCCAATGGTCACAAAGTTAAACTATGGTCGCGTCATGGCACAGAAACACTAGAAGCTGTTCTCCAAGATGTTCACATAGTGCTATCTGCTATCTCGATGAAAGGGGTAAGAGATGTTGCTTTGCAAGTACAATCTTGTCCCCTTTCACCAGAAACAATTTTTGTCACAGCAACCAAAGGCTTAGAACCACAAACGACTGCTACGCCGACGCAAATTTGGCAAGCTGCATTTCCTAATCATCCAGTAGTTGTATTATCTGGCCCAAATTTATCAGCAGAAATTCAAAAATCATTACCAGCTGCAACGGTAGTGGCCAGCAACATCACCACTGCGGCGGAAAAAGTGCAGTTAATATTTTCTGCACCGCGTTTCCGAGTTTATACAAATCCCGACCCCCTGGGTGTGGAATTAGGGGGAACACTCAAGAATGTGATGGCGATCGCAGCTGGTGTCTGCGATGGCTTACAATTAGGAACCAATGCCAAAGCGGCTTTAGTCACCCGTGGACTCACAGAAATGGTTCGCATCGGCAATTTTTTAGGTGCGAAAACGGAAACTTTTTATGGTTTGTCAGGTCTGGGAGATTTGTTAGCCACCTGCAATAGTCCTTTGAGCCGTAACTACCAAGTAGGCTATCAAATGGCTATTGGTCAAACCCTGACAAATATCCTTGCTAATTTGCCAGGAACCGCCGAGGGAGTTAACACTTGCCAAGTTCTAATGCAATTAGCCAAGCAGCAAAATATTTATATGCCAATTACTGAGCAAGTTTATCGCTTACTACAGGGTGAAGTGACTCCCCAACAAGCACTTGATGAATTGATGCTACGGGATATTAAGCCAGAGTTTCACTTTAATCTAAAAATCTCAGATGATGGAAATATTTGA
- a CDS encoding polysaccharide pyruvyl transferase family protein, producing MKAVITGITGLRNRGVEAMVITTIEQLRQRQPKLAMSILTETLDYDEVRLQQYNVDLISDGSLRPLHKLHRWRNNLSQFYKPIAPAYKDMLRLLDGASVAIASGGDIFSSDYGVNFLKRQLQPLEYALDAGVPVVFLAQSIGPFKTQTEAEIWLNVARRSKLVTVREGFSYKYVTKDLGLSSDIVKHTSDPAFLLPPASPEIVANLRKLYNINPDRPVVALGISQGICRYTRTDYEQHIKVWSQVIKMILDEFGAQVILIPHVHDYRPHNDDRILAGQLQRLFNFDPRVQLAGAEHTASEFKGLISTCDLVVSERMHAAIAGLSSGVCTLPIGYSVKAEGIMTDLLGAEMVHQGLLISAQQFLDIDTACNTIRSAWQQRQQVSAHLNSVLPEIKQRTATNFDLIAQILA from the coding sequence GTGAAAGCAGTTATTACGGGAATTACTGGATTACGTAACCGAGGTGTTGAAGCAATGGTTATTACCACCATTGAGCAGCTACGCCAACGTCAGCCAAAGCTGGCTATGAGTATCCTCACGGAAACGCTTGATTATGATGAAGTCAGGTTGCAACAGTACAACGTGGATTTGATTAGCGATGGTTCCTTAAGACCACTTCATAAACTTCATCGCTGGCGGAACAATTTATCTCAGTTTTACAAGCCTATAGCACCTGCGTACAAAGATATGTTGCGGTTGCTGGATGGGGCCTCGGTGGCGATCGCATCTGGTGGCGATATATTTAGCTCTGATTACGGTGTCAACTTTCTCAAAAGACAACTCCAACCCTTAGAATATGCTTTAGACGCTGGTGTGCCTGTAGTATTCCTGGCGCAATCTATTGGGCCTTTTAAAACTCAAACAGAAGCAGAAATTTGGCTTAATGTTGCTCGTCGCTCCAAGTTAGTGACTGTCAGAGAAGGATTTTCTTATAAGTATGTAACTAAAGATTTAGGTCTGTCTTCAGATATCGTTAAACACACATCTGATCCAGCATTTTTGCTCCCGCCAGCATCACCAGAAATTGTTGCTAACTTGCGGAAATTGTACAATATCAATCCAGACCGTCCCGTAGTTGCCCTCGGAATTAGTCAAGGTATTTGTCGCTATACTCGCACTGACTACGAGCAACACATCAAAGTTTGGTCTCAAGTAATTAAGATGATTCTTGATGAATTTGGGGCGCAAGTAATACTAATTCCCCATGTACATGATTATCGTCCTCACAATGATGATCGCATTCTCGCCGGACAATTGCAGAGATTATTCAACTTCGATCCTCGTGTGCAGTTAGCTGGTGCTGAACATACAGCCTCAGAATTTAAAGGTTTGATCAGTACTTGCGATTTAGTTGTGTCTGAGAGAATGCACGCTGCGATCGCTGGATTATCCAGTGGTGTTTGTACCTTACCCATAGGTTACTCTGTCAAAGCCGAAGGTATCATGACTGATTTACTTGGTGCAGAAATGGTTCACCAAGGATTACTGATATCTGCTCAACAGTTTCTCGATATTGATACAGCTTGCAACACAATTCGTAGTGCTTGGCAACAACGCCAGCAAGTATCTGCTCACTTAAATTCAGTTTTACCGGAAATCAAACAAAGAACAGCAACTAATTTTGACTTAATTGCACAGATATTAGCTTAA
- a CDS encoding glycosyltransferase family 2 protein — MNSSLQGKPIVSVIVPTFNRANLLPRAISSILQQTLSNFELIIVDDGSTDNTAEVVKEFTDPRIKFLPLGKNYGGSYARNQGIKAASTELIAFLDSDDEWLAEKLELQVKRLQESDDPLATVVYCLGYECVEGQRKIPSLHLHEGDVFDNLLRGWLPPTTSLFMVKRSALLEVNGFDESLPSFQDYDLWLSLAAANNHFLAVDQPLIIRYFHDQQIRGNLAAKSTGLEIFKNKWSLAIKQRVGYIEYWKLISLKMSIIQLIKVGKSVEEGKRLMAFRYTVGLLQHLPWSINMIIRGIVLSTLGNNGYRSVFMMKSKVMQLINGFDKFQY; from the coding sequence ATGAATTCATCTCTACAAGGAAAACCAATTGTTAGTGTAATAGTTCCAACATTTAATAGAGCTAATTTACTACCACGAGCAATTTCCAGTATTCTTCAACAGACTTTATCGAATTTTGAACTGATTATTGTTGATGACGGCTCCACAGATAATACGGCTGAAGTAGTTAAAGAATTTACAGATCCACGAATTAAATTTTTACCTTTAGGTAAGAACTATGGTGGTAGCTATGCACGTAATCAAGGCATTAAAGCAGCAAGTACAGAATTAATTGCATTTTTAGATAGTGATGATGAATGGTTAGCTGAGAAGTTAGAGTTACAAGTAAAACGTTTACAAGAGAGTGATGATCCTCTGGCAACTGTTGTTTATTGCCTAGGTTATGAGTGTGTAGAGGGACAACGGAAAATACCCAGTTTACATCTTCATGAAGGAGATGTTTTTGATAATTTATTGAGAGGTTGGCTACCTCCTACTACTTCACTATTTATGGTGAAACGCTCTGCCTTACTAGAAGTTAATGGCTTTGATGAAAGTTTACCAAGTTTTCAAGACTATGATTTATGGTTGAGTCTAGCCGCAGCTAATAACCATTTTTTAGCAGTTGATCAACCACTAATTATTAGATATTTTCATGACCAACAGATTAGGGGAAACTTGGCAGCTAAATCAACAGGCTTGGAAATATTTAAAAATAAGTGGAGTTTAGCCATAAAACAGCGTGTTGGCTACATAGAATATTGGAAACTTATTTCATTAAAAATGTCAATAATTCAGTTAATTAAAGTAGGAAAATCTGTTGAAGAAGGTAAAAGACTGATGGCATTTCGTTACACTGTAGGTTTATTACAACATTTACCTTGGTCAATTAATATGATTATTAGAGGGATAGTATTATCAACTTTAGGAAATAATGGATATCGTTCAGTTTTTATGATGAAATCTAAAGTTATGCAATTAATTAATGGTTTTGATAAATTTCAATATTAA
- a CDS encoding glycosyltransferase family 2 protein — translation MKELEPNQVPLVGVIIPLYNKGKYIARAIDSVLGQTYQNFEIIVVNDGSTDNGPDIVSNYHDSRIHIIHQMNSGPGAARNRGITESKAPFLSFLDADDEWLPEFLEKSIENLQKHPECLLSVSGHFRGEERTSWQEHLPHFLATEGVWRLPTNMKPQSVKSAIDFFHSGAVLCSRQIVEQFGGFYSKDRCTYGEDSYLWIQAALNYQIYLDPTPLMWHHTEASELGQGRKEVRPPWPKLTDPEPIRNHCPPEYRSLLEHCLAYYALLAAYRHVYVGDTQTVKALLESFPMSKTFYPSYIKLKIRLTIVELFNKFWKLRNWLNQTKIAS, via the coding sequence ATGAAAGAATTGGAGCCAAACCAAGTTCCGCTTGTGGGTGTGATCATACCTTTGTACAACAAAGGTAAGTATATCGCTAGAGCGATCGACTCTGTCCTAGGGCAAACATATCAAAACTTTGAAATCATCGTTGTGAATGATGGCTCTACAGATAATGGCCCAGATATTGTTAGCAATTATCACGATTCCCGCATTCACATCATTCACCAAATGAATAGCGGCCCTGGTGCAGCGCGTAACAGAGGTATCACCGAAAGCAAGGCTCCCTTTCTCTCATTTCTTGATGCTGATGATGAGTGGCTACCAGAATTCTTAGAGAAGTCCATAGAAAATCTTCAAAAACACCCTGAGTGTTTGCTGAGTGTCAGTGGACATTTTCGGGGTGAAGAACGTACAAGCTGGCAAGAACATCTTCCCCATTTTCTGGCAACAGAAGGTGTATGGCGACTGCCTACTAATATGAAACCGCAATCAGTGAAATCTGCGATCGACTTCTTCCACTCTGGAGCAGTATTATGCTCACGGCAGATCGTCGAACAATTTGGTGGATTCTATAGTAAAGACCGCTGCACTTATGGCGAAGATTCTTATTTATGGATACAAGCAGCATTAAATTACCAAATTTATTTAGACCCCACCCCACTCATGTGGCATCACACAGAAGCGTCTGAACTTGGGCAAGGACGCAAAGAAGTACGACCACCTTGGCCCAAACTTACAGATCCAGAACCCATCAGAAATCACTGTCCCCCAGAATATCGTTCTCTTCTGGAGCATTGTTTAGCATATTACGCATTACTAGCAGCTTATCGCCATGTTTATGTCGGCGATACTCAAACTGTCAAGGCTCTTTTAGAGAGTTTTCCCATGAGCAAAACTTTCTATCCAAGTTACATTAAATTAAAAATTCGTTTAACCATCGTAGAATTATTCAACAAATTTTGGAAACTCAGGAATTGGTTAAATCAGACAAAAATAGCATCTTAA